DNA from Elusimicrobiota bacterium:
GGTCGCCCAGGGCGTGAAAGGCTTTTTCCATGGGATCGAAGGGATTTCGCGCGCTGGCCAAAATGCCGAACTCGAGAATTTCATGGAAGGATTCCTCGAGGTGTTTTCATCGGGGGAATGTCGAAACGGAGATCCCCGGCAGGAGGCGCTGAATGTCCATCCGGTTTTCCGTCAAGGTGCCGGTTTTGTCCACGCACAGCACCGTGACGGCGCCCAGGGCCTCGACGGCGGGCATCCGGCGGGCCAGGACGCCCCGCTTCGAAAGGCGCCAGGCGCCGAGGGAAAGGAAAATCGTGAGGACCACGGGAAACTCGTTGGGCATGAGAGCCATGGCCAGGCTGAGGCCCGCGAGCACGCCGGTTAGCCAGGCGCCCCGCCAAAAGCCGGTCACCAACACGACCGCCGCGCACAAAACCGCGCCCACGATGGCGACCACTTTCACCAGGGAGGCCATTTCGATTTGCAGGGGGCTGGGACCGGACTCGGCGGATTCCAGGGCCCGGCCGATTTTGCCGATTTCCGTGGCGGCGCCGACGCCGGTGACGCGCACCAGGCCCTGCCCCTGAACCACCAAGGTCCCCGCGAAAACGTAGGGGGAGCCGTCCCCGGCGGTGGTCGGCGTTTCGCCGGGGACCGCCGCGCGGACGTCTTTTCGAACCGAAACCGATTCCCCCGTGAGCAGGGATTCGTCCACGGCCAGGTGGGAGGAGGAAAGCAGAATCCCGTCGGCGGCACCCGATCCCCTCGGCCAACACCAGCAGATCGCCGCGAACGACGTCCCGCCCGGCCACGCGCCGCTGGGCCCCGTCCCGAATCACCAGCGCCCGGGGACTCGACAAATCCCGCAGGGCCTCAGAGCCCGTTCCGTTTTCCCTTCCTGGAAAAGCGTGATGCCCATGATGAAAACCACGAACCCCAGGAGCATGGCCGCCTCTTGGCCGTCGCCCAGGGCGAAATAGAGAGGCGCCGCAGATCCAGCAGGAGGAACATGGGTTCCCGGAAAACGTCCAAGGCCAGGGCGGCCCACCCTCGACGGTGGGAAGACGGCAGGTCGTTGGGGCCTTCGCCCGACGGCGGGTTTCGGCGGCGGCCTGGGATAGGATTCAAATTCCGGGGCACCGGGAAGGCTTTGGCGGGCGTGGCAGTCATGGGGGCATTGTAGCTCTCTGCTCGACGGGCGGAAACAGCGCCGCGCGGATCCCGGCTGTGGGGAGGGGGATTTGGTATAATGCGATTTCCGGATTTTCCTTTGAGTTTCATTTGTGTCCGGGCTTTCCCGGCCAAAGTGGCGGGGATGGACCAATAATTTGAAAATGAGGGTCATCCACACCAGGGCTGTGACCGAGGCGTGGGAGCCGAGGAAATGGTTGGAGCGCGCTAGCGCGCAAACCGCCCCTGCCAGAGACGCAGGGGCTGGATCAGCAATTGAAAAGGCCCGGGAGGGGGGGGGGGGGGGAGGGGGCGCCCACAGGCTGGATCAGCAATTTGAAAATGAGGGTCATCCACACCAGGGCTGCCCCTGCCGAAGACGCAGGGGCTGCCCCGACCATTTAGGGTGAACCTCTTTGTAGGACGGGGCTGCCCCCACGGAAAGCTTGGGGACTGCGCCGACTACTCATCACGAAGTGACGGGGCTGTAGCTCAGCTGGGAGAGCGCGTCGTTCGCAACGACGAGGTCGAGGGTTCGATCCCCTTCAGCTCCACATTTTGTCCGTAGCGAACTGAAAAAGAGGGTCCGTTCCCAACAGGGGGGCGGGCCTTTTTTC
Protein-coding regions in this window:
- a CDS encoding HAD-IC family P-type ATPase, encoding MDESLLTGESVSVRKDVRAAVPGETPTTAGDGSPYVFAGTLVVQGQGLVRVTGVGAATEIGKIGRALESAESGPSPLQIEMASLVKVVAIVGAVLCAAVVLVTGFWRGAWLTGVLAGLSLAMALMPNEFPVVLTIFLSLGAWRLSKRGVLARRMPAVEALGAVTVLCVDKTGTLTENRMDIQRLLPGISVSTFPR